In one window of Megalops cyprinoides isolate fMegCyp1 chromosome 24, fMegCyp1.pri, whole genome shotgun sequence DNA:
- the LOC118770947 gene encoding transmembrane protein 200C-like, giving the protein MIATGGLLRISARRQDSLRSKNRAENKRKRKAKKKRKSDVVVVKGKLKLCSVSGLVAAVGVVILLVGVAMAVLGYWPRDSPVYPEIGASEKPGKHRSSLSQSLSGSANWTIHSKAVFQVGKETTNYSHANMTSTEAPPSAGFIADFLARYLYSDKLKVFGPLIMGIGIFLFICANAVLHENRDKKTKIINLRDIYSTVIDVHSLRTKDCAPLNGFVNYVQSRGIDGKPGPSYSTAMLARSSWPSTMPGKPSEQGRSGSSGGGGPRRLSFARRSSSSRERPTFTDTVYSIYRDQNRTTERAPVPKPWETRTIVASSVNAFTLPVIKLNNCVLEEGQRTEPEEGKGEGEGGGAGCSRGGPEEAQAGHSLSGAVDSVSEAPAAGTFARRETRRSAGSLQGARLGSQAQLLPPSPGLRAMASHLSLSALADYARSADPAGCPSAAGEGQGDRTRRLSCPRLERSCSKGYIKLGDLGGESFESPDAACSGREILGEVLALGRGAQGAGASERAQSGTLWQHCSRETLVMISQSNATDKDSPLQSSGI; this is encoded by the coding sequence ATGATAGCGACAGGGGGCTTGCTGCGAATCTCGGCCCGGCGCCAGGACTCGCTCCGCTCTAAGAACCGGGCAGAgaacaagaggaagaggaaagccaagaagaagaggaagagcgACGTGGTGGTGGTGAAGGGCAAGCTCAAGCTGTGCTCCGTCTCAGGGCTGGTGGCCGCGGTGGGCGTGGTCATCCTGCTGGTGGGCGTGGCCATGGCCGTGCTGGGCTACTGGCCCCGGGACAGCCCCGTTTATCCAGAGATCGGGGCATCAGAGAAGCCAGGGAAACACAGGAGCAGTCTCAGCCAATCCCTGTCTGGCTCTGCCAACTGGACCATACACAGTAAGGCTGTGTTCCAAGTGGGTAAGGAGACAACCAATTACAGCCATGCTAACATGACCAGCACAGAGGCCCCGCCTTCAGCGGGCTTTATAGCGGACTTCTTGGCCAGGTATTTGTACTCGGACAAGCTGAAGGTGTTTGGCCCCCTCATTATGGGCATCGGGATCTTCCTGTTCATCTGCGCCAACGCGGTGCTGCATGAGAACCGTGACAAAAAGACCAAGATCATAAACCTTAGGGACATTTACTCCACTGTCATCGATGTCCACAGCTTGCGAACCAAAGACTGCGCACCGCTCAACGGCTTTGTGAACTACGTGCAGTCGAGGGGCATCGACGGGAAGCCCGGCCCCTCCTACAGCACCGCCATGCTGGCCCGCAGCTCCTGGCCCTCCACCATGCCCGGGAAGCCCTCAGAGCAGGGCAGGAGTGGAAGCAGTGGCGGGGGGGGCCCGAGGCGCTTATCTTTCGCCAGGCGGAGCAGCTCCTCGAGGGAGCGGCCGACCTTCACCGACACGGTCTACAGCATCTACCGGGACCAGAACCGGACCACGGAGCGGGCGCCCGTGCCCAAGCCGTGGGAGACCAGGACCATCGTGGCCTCGTCCGTCAACGCGTTCACCCTGCCCGTGATCAAGTTGAACAATTGCGTGCTGGAGGAGGGCCAGCGCACCGAACCGGAAGAAGGCAAGGGTGAAGGTGAgggcgggggggcagggtgCTCCCGGGGTGGACCCGAGGAGGCCCAGGCAGGCCATAGCCTGAGCGGCGCGGTGGACAGCGTGTCGGAGGCCCCTGCGGCGGGCACGTTCGCTCGGAGGGAGACGCGCAGGAGCGCAGGCAGCCTGCAGGGAGCACGCCTGGGCTCCCAGGCACAGCTTCTGCCCCCTTCGCCCGGCCTGAGGGCCATGGCATCACACCTGTCGCTCAGCGCCCTGGCGGACTACGCCAGGTCCGCTGACCCCGCCGGCTGCCCATCAGCTGCCGGAGAGGGGCAGGGTGACAGGACCAGGCGTCTCAGCTGCCCCCGACTGGAGCGCTCCTGCAGCAAGGGCTACATCAAACTAGGGGACCTGGGGGGGGAGTCCTTCGAGTCACCCGACGCGGCCTGCTCCGGCAGAGAGATCCTGGGGGAGGTGCTTGCTCTGGGACGGGGGGCGCAGGGGGCGGGCGCCTCCGAGAGAGCACAGAGCGGGACGCTGTGgcagcactgcagcagggaAACTCTGGTAATGATCAGCCAGTCAAATGCCACCGACAAGGACAGCCCACTCCAGAGCTCTGGCATTTGA